From one Marmota flaviventris isolate mMarFla1 chromosome 1, mMarFla1.hap1, whole genome shotgun sequence genomic stretch:
- the LOC114105497 gene encoding zinc finger protein 268-like gives MYIMTKSGKLVIIQRGNRRTKARWEVWQKALDVLHLENCVFSVQVILKDNVHNCGTHEKMLNYDILIMNYETNYAGKNPNGFHIQRELLFYSKHGQTVTGIT, from the exons gtacataatg ACAAAATCTGGGAAATTGGTGATCATACAGAGAGGCAACAGGAGAACCAAGGCAAGGTGGGAAGTGTGGCAAAAAGCTTTGGATGTACTTCATTTGGAGAATTGTGTCTTCTCAGTACAAGTTATACTTAAAGACAATGTTCATAACTGTGgcacacatgaaaagatgttgaacTATGATATACTAATTATGAACTATGAAACTAACTATGCTGGAAAGAATCCTAATGGGTTTCACATACAGAgggaattattattttattctaagcaTGGGCAAACTGTTACTGGAATTAcataa